TTGTTAGATCTGATAGTGATCCAGTTACTTTTTGGATTTCTCGACGTCTTCTCGTTGTTTCAGCGTCCAAATTTCGAATTGAATTCAAATCAGGAAATGTAAATTTGAATCTTGGCTGATCTTTTAGGATTTTATTAATTTCATTTTCAGCATCTAACATGCCTGGGCCGACGCCGGTTATTCTGACCCAAGCTTTAGAACGTGAAATCGCGGTAAAAGCACGATTGCGGTTTTGTAACTCCTCAACATAATCATAGAGGGCCTCGAAACTGAATATATATACGATGTATGATTCGTTTCCTTTCGCGCGAAAAACAGTTGATAATGTTACATTGCCAACTTCTCCAAAAGCACTTACGTCAGATCCCAAACCAGGAATGTTCGAACGAATATTCAGGTCAATTAATTTCTTCTGAAGAGGAGGCAAATATTGCTTCATCTTGAGGGCATCCAAACAAATGACCACTATATGTTCTGGCAATACATTTTCAACCTCTATATCACGTTTTATAGAATCAGCGATCCAATCCAATTCTTCATTTTTATCTTTAAAGGTTTTTGTCACGATTTCTGGATTTGATCCATTGTATATTCTGGAAATTGGAGTTGGACTATTCTCGGGAGGTCGATAAATGGTAATTTCATTACCTTCGACCAACTCTCCCTCTTCAACAACATACCCAAATGAATCCCAAGAGTCTTTTGTGCTTAGGATTTGAATCGGTCTATCCGGACTGTACAATCCAAGTCCAATGGCATGGGCCAGCATTAATATTTTATGAGGACATCGGTAGGAACGATGGAGTACAAAATCTTTTTCGATACCCCCTGGATACGGTTCTCCTTCAAGTGATACTAGATCATTCCCATTTTTATCTGCACCGAATAGTTTTTTTGGAGATGGAATTTGCTCTCCAAATAGACTTTGAAGTTCATCATAAACCCAATATATGCAATGGTTGGGTTTTGATAGTTTGTAGAGAAGTTTAAAGTATTCGGAATGAAAATCCTGTGCTTCGTCTACCATGATATAATCATAGTATGGTTCAATATCCTTATTCAAAAGTTGTGTACAGCAGGCTGTGAATGGATGGTCTCTGTCTAATATACGAGCTTCTTTGAGCTGAAGTGGTGCTATCCCATGTCGCATACAAGCATCAAAATACACTCCTGGACGCGAATAGCCACCCCATGCGTGGCGGATATGCAGATTATCCCAATCTGGATCAATTTCGCTGTGGAACCTGTAAAATTTTATAATAAGCGCACGGACTTGGTTGTAAAGGCTTTGAGTATTGAATGTAAATAAGATTTTTTTCTCAGGATATCTTAGATGAATATTGGCTGCCTTCATTGCCAGTAATACGGTTTTCCCAGTTCCGGCTAGACCACGTATTCTTTGAGGACCTGGTGCTATTTGCAGGGCAGCCTTGGCCTGTTCTTCATCGAGCAAAGCAATATATCTATCAATATATTTAATGGCATCACCAAGTTTATCCGCATCTTTATGGATTAGACCTAAACCTTTCGTTAATGGATTTATGCCCTGTGCTATGGATTTTAAGGTTCGCCATTCTTCTTCTTTCAATTCTGATTCTAATGGGTTTATTATGGGATTTAGATCTTTATCTTTCCAGATAATTATTTCATCATTTAATTGATCTGGAAACTTCTCTTCAAATTGAGCTTTATAAATGAGTGGCAATGCTATTGCATTGACTGTCCTAAGTCTATGTCTTAAAACACGGTGCTTATCAAATTTTGATTGAAGAGTAACCGCATAGTCTTCTGCCTCATATAATGGCGAATCAATCTCTTTTCCATTTATTTTCCAAAAATTTTCATCAATTGATTCAATATCTTCCAGTTGCCAAGGGAGGCAGCAAATTATTATTGGATTGTATTTTTTTGCAATGAGTGTAAAATCTGGTGATATTATGGACTCTGTCATAAATACAGGGTGTTTGTAGTAACAGATGCCCTCTGTGTCGGGGAATTCCCCCTCAATCCAAGACCAGATCCTTTTTGCTGGTTCATCTGTAGCATACTCTGGGAGAGTGACATTAAGTTCTATCATATATCTTAACCCATTTTTCCTTCAATCAAGATGATAATAATCGAAGAGATTTTATCTTTTGAATTAATTGAATATTAGTTACTACCATACATAACAAATATCCTTTATTATATGCATTTTCCCGAAAGGTCATTTCAATTCTTAAGAGAAGATATAGAGACACCATTCGGTCGAGAAAATAGTACAACTAGATTAATGAAATCAAGATTGGAATGATTCTGCATAATGGGACTTCTGAAATGGGGAAGAAGGTTTTCTACTGAATCAATAGTTCTCTTACTCAGAACTGCCGTTTCGGTGGCCCGCCCGCACGCTCTACCCAGGCACCAATAAGTCATTCTCCCATTCAAGACGCTGGTAGTGTTCCGTCATATCCGAACAGAGCACATGCGATACCCGGACCTCTTCGTCCCGGAATGTCTTTACATGAGAGGCCATGCGTGAACGGAGACGCTTCGTCTCGCCGATATAGATCACTTCTCCAGACGGATTTATCATCATATAAAGGGCCGGCCATTCGGAAAATTTTGTCAGTGATGCTTTCTGCAAGGGCAGCGGCGGCTCCCAATGCAGGCCCATCCAGTCTCCTTCATTAGGGCTGCCGATATCGTGGAGAGGAACGGATGAAGGCCCGGCAGCGGGATTGATCTGTCCTTCCGGCAGCCGTCCGCCACGTATGCCCGCTGAACGGTTTGTTGACCGGGAATAGTGCGAGTGAAACCGTCCATGATTGCAGAGGGTGGATGAGCCATGTTCACACCGGTATTTCCATAGAAGGTATGCCTCCTGCCCCAACCGGTGCCGTCTTCCTTCGTCCCCTCCGTGGAATGGAAGCGGAGCCACCGAGACTTCGAAGTCGCATCCTTCTGCATCCCGCCATGTCCAGAGGGACTGGGCGGCGGTGTGGGGATCGTTCCACGGCATTTCATCGGATGAATTGTAGAAGACCCGGAGTTCCCGCATCCTCTGTCGGAGTGATCGGCCCGTCTGGCCGATGTATGCAAGGATCTGTCCGTCTACGGGTCGGACCCGGTAGATACCAGGTTGTGTTGGGATATGTGATAATTCACGGTGTTTGTTATTCAGGGGAACCCATCTGGTCCAGGAGAGGTTTCCCCAGGACGATGCAAGGTAGGAAGGAGTGTTCGGTTTCATGGCTGGTTTCGATGATGAGTAGTTTATTGTGATAGGGGAAAAATGGCCCGCCGCAGGAGCGTGCCTGCGAAGCAGTGACGCGGAGGCGGCGCCACAGGAGTTGACGGACGCGAACGCGGCCGTGAGCGTTTGGTGCATCCGTACACTGATGCATGAACAGGGGAGGCCGTTGCCCCGAAGGGTGAACGGCCGTTTGGATGAAAAAGGAAAGGATGGGGTTGTATTTGTAATCCTAATGGAAGAAAACGATATTTATGTGTTCTTTTAAGTTTCATTCGGATGCCGTTTAAATTATTATATTTGATAAATTGGGAATATTCATAAATGGACAAAATATCCATGAAAGAGACTCAATCAAATTGGATTATTCGATATCGATATTTCCTCTCAAATAATATTTACCCCAATGGAAGATTACTTAGATATATTTCAAAATCTGCTCTTGGAAATTTCTCAATTGGTAGGTGATTCTATTGAGATTGCTCAACGAGGAGGTGAGATTGAACCAGAATATCACAATTACATATACACCATAGTGGACGAATTTAATTATGATAGTAGTGGATTTTCTTCTTATTCACAGCATAAGGAAGAACGAACAGAAGAAGAGTGGCATACAGCCCAAAATAAGATCTATCAGAATATTTTAGATTCAGAGAAGTTTTCATCACTAAAATTTCAACTTGATTCTCTTACTGACGAAACGTTTGATGTGTCAGGTAATTTCGGCACCTTTCTTTTAAAATTAATTTCTGCATATTTTGAAAATCAAGAAGACTACAAAAAACTAGCTCAAAATATTATCTCTGCATTTATCCGTGAATATTCCGGCAATCCGATCAAATATTGCTCTAAAGTCAAACTATATGGCATTGTTGTCGAACTTAATTCATTACCCTTAAGTGATCAAATTATTTTACGAAAACCACAAAAGAAAGACTTTGAATCATGCATTCCAGAAGGGCATTCAGAATCTCCAAAAATGAATTGGCAGGATCCATCTGCATTTTTAGAGATAGTTATAGAGGGAACAAATCAACGTCAATTACAAGATGAGATTAGGAAATCGATAATTCTAATACAGCTTTACAAAGTTGGGAGTGCAGAAATTCTCGAATACCAGTTAAACTCAGAATCATTCGGTTTTCCAGTGTCTGGAACTATTGGTAGTATTAGCCAGGGCGGACATCTTATAAACAGTCACATATCAGAACAGGACATTATCCCTATGCAGAATTTTTGGAATGCAGCCTCTCCATTAATACCAATCCATATGGTTTTGCTCGATAAAAATATCTCAGATCACATATCAATTGCCTACCAACATTACAATAACGCCTTATTGCAAAGGGGAATCATCGAACAAAGAGTTGC
Above is a window of Methanogenium organophilum DNA encoding:
- a CDS encoding DEAD/DEAH box helicase; this encodes MIELNVTLPEYATDEPAKRIWSWIEGEFPDTEGICYYKHPVFMTESIISPDFTLIAKKYNPIIICCLPWQLEDIESIDENFWKINGKEIDSPLYEAEDYAVTLQSKFDKHRVLRHRLRTVNAIALPLIYKAQFEEKFPDQLNDEIIIWKDKDLNPIINPLESELKEEEWRTLKSIAQGINPLTKGLGLIHKDADKLGDAIKYIDRYIALLDEEQAKAALQIAPGPQRIRGLAGTGKTVLLAMKAANIHLRYPEKKILFTFNTQSLYNQVRALIIKFYRFHSEIDPDWDNLHIRHAWGGYSRPGVYFDACMRHGIAPLQLKEARILDRDHPFTACCTQLLNKDIEPYYDYIMVDEAQDFHSEYFKLLYKLSKPNHCIYWVYDELQSLFGEQIPSPKKLFGADKNGNDLVSLEGEPYPGGIEKDFVLHRSYRCPHKILMLAHAIGLGLYSPDRPIQILSTKDSWDSFGYVVEEGELVEGNEITIYRPPENSPTPISRIYNGSNPEIVTKTFKDKNEELDWIADSIKRDIEVENVLPEHIVVICLDALKMKQYLPPLQKKLIDLNIRSNIPGLGSDVSAFGEVGNVTLSTVFRAKGNESYIVYIFSFEALYDYVEELQNRNRAFTAISRSKAWVRITGVGPGMLDAENEINKILKDQPRFKFTFPDLNSIRNLDAETTRRRREIQKVTGSLSDLTNVNPKVFAELVKKQPELVEKLISQISEAKKE
- a CDS encoding GIY-YIG nuclease family protein produces the protein MHQTLTAAFASVNSCGAASASLLRRHAPAAGHFSPITINYSSSKPAMKPNTPSYLASSWGNLSWTRWVPLNNKHRELSHIPTQPGIYRVRPVDGQILAYIGQTGRSLRQRMRELRVFYNSSDEMPWNDPHTAAQSLWTWRDAEGCDFEVSVAPLPFHGGDEGRRHRLGQEAYLLWKYRCEHGSSTLCNHGRFHSHYSRSTNRSAGIRGGRLPEGQINPAAGPSSVPLHDIGSPNEGDWMGLHWEPPLPLQKASLTKFSEWPALYMMINPSGEVIYIGETKRLRSRMASHVKTFRDEEVRVSHVLCSDMTEHYQRLEWENDLLVPG
- a CDS encoding HEPN domain-containing protein gives rise to the protein MEDYLDIFQNLLLEISQLVGDSIEIAQRGGEIEPEYHNYIYTIVDEFNYDSSGFSSYSQHKEERTEEEWHTAQNKIYQNILDSEKFSSLKFQLDSLTDETFDVSGNFGTFLLKLISAYFENQEDYKKLAQNIISAFIREYSGNPIKYCSKVKLYGIVVELNSLPLSDQIILRKPQKKDFESCIPEGHSESPKMNWQDPSAFLEIVIEGTNQRQLQDEIRKSIILIQLYKVGSAEILEYQLNSESFGFPVSGTIGSISQGGHLINSHISEQDIIPMQNFWNAASPLIPIHMVLLDKNISDHISIAYQHYNNALLQRGIIEQRVASAIMGLEALFLKGNDRSELSYRLAVRISKISTIFNRDPIDIRQLVKESYNIRSTYLHGDQLSSKEKSKLEKKVGKNMQNILLSVLDCLRMSIILNMELKKDEIGKEDFIDLIDDSLVDDDANKKVIDILRNENFIAIMDGTNNCQ